The proteins below come from a single Serratia fonticola genomic window:
- a CDS encoding elongation factor P hydroxylase, whose amino-acid sequence MPNTHQYPQLIEIFNQCFSDEFNTRLVKGDDEPIYLPADDDLPYNRIVFAHGYYASGMHEISHWCIAGAERRKLVDFGYWYCPDGRDAQTQSEFEAVEINPQALEWMFCVAAGFPFNVSCDNLSGDCEPDRIGFQRKVRTRVLELLERGIPTRPARFIQALQSFYNTPPLAAEHFPYPEDL is encoded by the coding sequence ATGCCAAACACACACCAGTATCCGCAACTGATTGAAATCTTTAATCAGTGTTTTAGCGATGAGTTCAATACCCGCCTGGTTAAAGGCGACGATGAGCCTATCTATCTGCCTGCCGATGATGATCTGCCTTATAACCGCATCGTCTTTGCACACGGCTACTATGCCAGCGGCATGCATGAAATCTCCCATTGGTGCATCGCCGGAGCCGAACGCCGCAAGCTGGTGGACTTCGGTTACTGGTATTGCCCGGATGGGCGCGATGCCCAGACGCAGAGTGAATTCGAAGCGGTCGAGATTAATCCGCAGGCTTTGGAGTGGATGTTCTGCGTGGCGGCCGGTTTCCCGTTCAACGTCAGCTGCGACAATCTCAGTGGAGATTGCGAGCCAGATCGCATAGGTTTCCAGCGTAAAGTCCGTACCCGGGTGCTGGAATTGTTGGAGCGGGGAATACCCACACGACCTGCGCGCTTTATTCAGGCGCTGCAATCGTTTTACAATACGCCTCCGCTGGCGGCCGAGCATTTTCCTTACCCGGAAGATCTCTGA
- a CDS encoding sulfite exporter TauE/SafE family protein, with protein MDGLVLGPELLGILFLVAMFAGFIDSIAGGGGLLTVPALLAVGVPPTQALATNKLQSVGGSFSASLYFVRRRAVDLNTQKLTIFLTLVGSVIGAILVQHMRADILRQMLPLLVIGIGVYFLLTPRLGESDRQRRLGALPFGLVAGGCVGFYDGFFGPGAGSFYALAYVTLCGFNLAKATAHAKVLNFTSNLGSLVLFIIGGQVIWSIGLVMLVGQVFGARLGAHMVLTKGQKLIRPMIVIVSLIMSCKLLYDNHGTEIQQWLALHF; from the coding sequence ATGGATGGGCTGGTGTTAGGTCCCGAATTGCTCGGGATACTGTTTTTGGTAGCAATGTTCGCCGGGTTTATCGATTCGATCGCCGGTGGCGGTGGGCTGTTGACCGTACCGGCTCTGCTGGCCGTTGGCGTCCCTCCCACGCAGGCGTTGGCGACCAATAAATTGCAGTCGGTTGGGGGATCGTTTTCCGCCAGCCTGTACTTTGTTCGCCGTCGGGCCGTCGATCTTAATACCCAGAAGCTGACCATCTTCCTGACGCTGGTGGGGTCAGTGATCGGGGCGATCCTGGTGCAGCATATGCGTGCCGATATACTGCGCCAGATGCTGCCGCTGTTGGTGATCGGCATCGGCGTCTATTTCTTGCTGACGCCAAGGTTGGGGGAAAGCGATCGCCAGCGTCGGCTGGGGGCGTTACCCTTTGGCCTGGTAGCTGGGGGTTGCGTAGGGTTCTACGACGGTTTCTTCGGGCCAGGAGCCGGTTCGTTCTATGCCTTGGCCTATGTGACGCTGTGCGGTTTTAACCTGGCCAAGGCGACCGCTCATGCCAAGGTGCTGAACTTCACCTCCAATCTGGGCAGCCTGGTGCTGTTTATTATCGGCGGCCAAGTGATCTGGAGCATTGGTCTGGTGATGCTGGTAGGGCAGGTGTTCGGAGCCCGTCTTGGCGCGCACATGGTGCTGACCAAGGGTCAGAAGCTGATCCGGCCGATGATCGTGATAGTATCTTTGATCATGAGCTGCAAATTGCTGTACGACAATCACGGGACGGAAATCCAACAGTGGTTGGCTTTGCATTTTTAG
- a CDS encoding YfcL family protein produces MIAEFEARILALIDDMVEHASDDELFAGGYLRGHLTLAVAESEEHAEHSAEQLKVRVQSSLDKAIKAGELSPPDQVLVLGMWENLYQTALPTE; encoded by the coding sequence ATGATCGCAGAATTTGAAGCGCGCATTCTGGCGCTGATTGATGACATGGTAGAGCACGCCAGCGATGATGAACTGTTTGCCGGTGGCTACCTGCGCGGTCATCTGACTTTGGCGGTGGCGGAATCGGAAGAACATGCCGAACACAGCGCCGAGCAGCTCAAGGTGCGGGTGCAGAGCAGCCTGGACAAGGCCATCAAGGCCGGGGAACTTTCCCCGCCGGATCAGGTGTTGGTGCTGGGCATGTGGGAAAACCTGTATCAGACAGCGTTGCCGACTGAGTAA